The genomic DNA CCAGGTGACGCAGCGGACAGCTCTGCCCCTGCTTCTGTGCCTGCTCCTGCCCCTGAGTCTGCGGGCCAGAGGCCCGCAGCCCTGGCTCCTGCTCCCGAGAGCGCACCTCTAGCGCTGGTTGCGACTGCTCACTCTTTTTCCCTACGGAAGAGGGAAAAAGATCACGTATCCTGGTCAACGTCAGACCTCCAAAATCTCGTGTTCCTTGAGCTTGCCGATCTTATCCATCTCCTCGATGTAGCGGTCGGTCAGCTTCTGCAGGCGGTCCTGACCGCGTTTCAGCTCATCTTCGGAGATCTCCTTCTTCTTCTCGCGGTCACGCAACTTGTCCTGGACATCGCGGCGGATATTGCGTACTGCGACCTTGTGCTCATCCAACTTCTTATGAAGGAGTTTCACCATCTCACGGCGCCGCTCCTCATTGAGAGGGGGGATTGCCAGGCGGATCACCTGGCCATCGCTACTGGGATTGATCCCCAGATCGGACTTCTGAATCGCCCGCTCAATATCAGGGAGCAGCCT from Thermogemmatispora onikobensis includes the following:
- the frr gene encoding ribosome recycling factor; this encodes MVDDIFGDAERRMQKAVEALRHDLGSIRTGRASSALVERIQVDYYGVPTPINQLASISAPEPRLLVIQPWDRRLLPDIERAIQKSDLGINPSSDGQVIRLAIPPLNEERRREMVKLLHKKLDEHKVAVRNIRRDVQDKLRDREKKKEISEDELKRGQDRLQKLTDRYIEEMDKIGKLKEHEILEV